The nucleotide sequence GCGTCCCGCCCGCAGAGCGGCAAATTCTGCGCCGCCTATCCCGCGGACCCCCACGCCGCCCGCCGACTGATGGAGTCCCTCAGCGAGGCACTGGCGGACGAGGAGGGTCCCTACATCCTCAGCGACCGGCGGTTCGGCACCTCCCGCACGGTGCACTACCGGTACGGATCCTTTCTGCGCCAGCAGCAGGTGCGCGCCGACGGCACACCGATGCTGCTGGTTCCCGACGGCGCCGGGCGGCTGGTCGAGGACAGACGCGGGGTGTCGTTCCACCTGCCCGCCGGCGTCGAGGACCCCTTCCTGGAGGAAACCCCTCCACTGGCGGGCGGGACCAGTTTCGGCGGCTACACCTTCGAGGCCGCGTTGCGCCACAGCAACGGCGGCGGCGCCTACCGCGGCCGTCATGAGGCCACCGGACGGAAGGTCTTCATCAAGGAGGCCAGGGCGCACACCGGTATCGGCGCCGGCGGCGCCAACGCACAACAGCGGCTGCGCGCCGAGTGGGAGACGCTGCGGGCACTGCACGCCGCCGTCCCGGGCCTCGCGCCGGAGCCGCTGGCGCACTTCTCCGAGTGGGAACACGACTTCCTGGTCACCGAGTTCGTCGAGGGTGAGTCGCTGAACGGCTGGACGGTGACGCACAACCCACTGATCCGCCGCGACGCGGACGCCGCCGAATTCGCCGACTACTACCGCCGCTGTGAGGCGATCCTGGAACGCACCGACGAGGTCATGGACCGGCTGCACCGCGCCGGTTATCTCTTCGTCGATGTCAGCCCCGGCAACCTGCTGGTCTCGGACGACGACGAGGTCCGGCTGATCGACTTCGAATCCGCGCACCGCATCGGCACCCCGTTCGTCGCCTCCGGCACCCCCGGATACACCCCGCCGGCCGCCCTCGTGGGCGACGACCCTGCCGTCTACGACGCCTACGGGCTCAGCGCCTTGGCCCTGTTGATGCTGTGCCCGCTGCACCAGGTGGTCCAGCGTGCTCCGGCCGCCCTCAGCTACATACGCCACGGTCTGAAGCTGCGCGGATGCGACATCCCGCCGGCCCTGTGGCAGCGCGCCACGCGCTTTCACCACGACGGTACCGACGCCGGGGGCCACACCCCGGCCGGCGGACCGCTCGCCCTTCCCTCACCGGAGCGCGTCGTCGACGCCCCCGAGGAGAGCCTCGCAGCGCTGCGCGACCGCGTCGCCGACGCTCTGATCGCGATGGCCGATCCCGGGCATCCGCGCCGGGTGTTCCCCACCGTCCCCGAGGGCCATCTGGCCAACACCCTGTGTCTGGCCTACGGCACGGCCGGCGTGGTGCATGCCCTGCGCAGGTCGGGCAGGGCGCTGCCCGACACCGTCCTCGAACGGCTGCGCACGGACACGCTGCGTACCGCTGACGCCCTCGGCCCCGGGCTGCAGACCGGACTCGCCGGCATCGCGTGGGTGCTCGCCGACTGCGGACACACACAGGAGGCCGTCGATCTGCTCGACACGGCCGACAGCCACTCGCTGACCAGGACGGACGTCACTCTCGCCGGTGGCGGGGCGGGCGTCGCTCTCGCCCGTCTCGCGCTGTACGGGCACACCGGCGACGCACGCCACCTGGAACGGGCGGCCGAACTGGCCGACGGCATGTCCGGGGCACCGCACACGCTGACACCTCGGCTGGGGCCCGACGACGCCACCGGACTCTGGCACGGCAGGACGGGTGTGGCGCTCATGCTCCAGCAACTGGCCGCTGTCACCGGCGACAAGAGCTACCTCGACCAGGGCCTGCCGCTGCTGCACGCCGAGTTGGACCGGGAGTGCGACCCGACAGCCGCCCACATGTCGTTCCCCGTCTCCACCACCGATGTGCGCCGCATGCCGTATCTGTACTGCGGCTCCGCCGGTGTGCTGCACGTCGCGACCCGCTACCTGCGGGACACGGACGACGAGCGGCTGGCCGGGGCGACACCACGCCTGTTGAAGGCGCTCACCACCAACTACACCGGTATGAGCGGCCTGTGCCAGGGGCTCTCCGGACTCGCGCTCACGCTCGCCGAGCACGCCGAGCTGACCGGGTCCCAGGAGAGCCGGCGTCTCGCGATCGACGCGGCGGCCGGGCTGTTCGCCCACGCCGTGCCGCATCCCACCGGTGTGCGCTTCCTCGGCGACCAGATGCTGCGGATGAGCGCGGACCTGTGGAGCGGAAGCGCCGGTGTACTGCTCGCCCTCGACGAAGTCCTCTCCCCTGCGCCCGATCCGCTGTTCACCGTGGACGCCGTCGCAGCCTCCCGAGCCTGACCCGACCCCCCATCACTCCCGGCCGTCACAAGGGCGACCGGGTTCGTCCCACCGCACACACCAGAGGAGTTCACCATGCAGCAGGTACTCAACCTCCAGGAGCTGGAGACCGAACACACCGTGGACGAGAACGGCGTGATCATCGCGAGCGACTTCAGCACGTTCGCGTGTGACAGCAACGTCAGCGTCGTCGTCTGCTAACACGCTCACCGGCCCGGCCGGGCCACGGCGGCGGCCACCCCAGGACGGGTGAGCCGCCGCCGGCTTCGCCGCCCCCGCCCTGAGAGGGACCATGACACTCCGCTGTCCGGACGACGTTCATGACGCACGGCCCGGCGCCCGCAGCATCGTGACACATCCGCTCGCCCACGGCCCCGCCGGACCCGCTCGCCGGTCGTTGCTCCGTGAACTCGGCGCGGGAGAACCGGAGTGGGCGGCGGCCCTGTCCGCCCTGCCGGACGCCGCCCTGCGTGAACTGGCCCGCACCGGCCTGTGTTCACCGGCTCCGGTACCCGCCGCCGGCTCCCGGTGGCTGCGGGAATCCGCCGCACTGACACCGGAGCAGACCGCCGCCACCCAGTACGCCGCTGTGCTGGGCGCCCCGTTCTCCCCCACCCTGCTGACCGCGGTCAGCGGCTGGCCGCTCCGCCACACTCTCGCCGTCCTCGACGAACTCGTCGCACTGGGCATCGTACGCGAGGACGAGTCAGGGACACCGCTCTTCCGCTTCCGCCACCCGCTGACCCGCGTACTGACCTACACGCGCGTCCCGCCCGGCCGTCGCATCACCGTCCACGCGGCGGCGGCCCACGCTCTCGCCCGGATCGGCGCCCCGCTCCCCCAGCAGGCAGCCCACCTCGCCCGATGCGCACCTCCAGGCGACACCGAGGCGGCGAATCTGCTGTGCGGCGCCGCCCGCCAGATCCTGGACACGC is from Streptomyces sp. NBC_00370 and encodes:
- a CDS encoding SapB/AmfS family lanthipeptide, giving the protein MQQVLNLQELETEHTVDENGVIIASDFSTFACDSNVSVVVC
- the lanKC gene encoding class III lanthionine synthetase LanKC, encoding MRTPYTFTVADPDFYEPLDATPPDGGELRPTSVRAGWHGTPSGIWTMWRHDDLTVVPAGWKVHVSARPGRLEHVLDVVAGICCDQDVAFKHLSTRLFYGWTHQKHASRPQSGKFCAAYPADPHAARRLMESLSEALADEEGPYILSDRRFGTSRTVHYRYGSFLRQQQVRADGTPMLLVPDGAGRLVEDRRGVSFHLPAGVEDPFLEETPPLAGGTSFGGYTFEAALRHSNGGGAYRGRHEATGRKVFIKEARAHTGIGAGGANAQQRLRAEWETLRALHAAVPGLAPEPLAHFSEWEHDFLVTEFVEGESLNGWTVTHNPLIRRDADAAEFADYYRRCEAILERTDEVMDRLHRAGYLFVDVSPGNLLVSDDDEVRLIDFESAHRIGTPFVASGTPGYTPPAALVGDDPAVYDAYGLSALALLMLCPLHQVVQRAPAALSYIRHGLKLRGCDIPPALWQRATRFHHDGTDAGGHTPAGGPLALPSPERVVDAPEESLAALRDRVADALIAMADPGHPRRVFPTVPEGHLANTLCLAYGTAGVVHALRRSGRALPDTVLERLRTDTLRTADALGPGLQTGLAGIAWVLADCGHTQEAVDLLDTADSHSLTRTDVTLAGGGAGVALARLALYGHTGDARHLERAAELADGMSGAPHTLTPRLGPDDATGLWHGRTGVALMLQQLAAVTGDKSYLDQGLPLLHAELDRECDPTAAHMSFPVSTTDVRRMPYLYCGSAGVLHVATRYLRDTDDERLAGATPRLLKALTTNYTGMSGLCQGLSGLALTLAEHAELTGSQESRRLAIDAAAGLFAHAVPHPTGVRFLGDQMLRMSADLWSGSAGVLLALDEVLSPAPDPLFTVDAVAASRA